DNA sequence from the Paenibacillus azoreducens genome:
CCAGCGTCGCTGTGGCGTGCGAGTTTTTAACGAAACTGGATATCGCTATTTGCAACAAAAAAGACATTTGAAAATTCTTACGAAACTAGGTATCGCTATTGAGGCAAATAAGTGCCCTTATGACTGTTTTTATCCCCAATAACGATATGTAGTTTCGTCCCTCGTATTTAAGGTGTTGTCTCACGAATACTCACTTATTCGCAGGATTTCGCCGCCTTATAAAAACAGAACGAGAGCCGGAATGAGGAGTAGACACCGCTTTTTTCAACAAACGAGCGTGCAGGAACAGAAGCTACGCTTATGCGCACTTCGTGGGTGTTGGTATACCGCACGCTCCACTTGGCCCTTGGAGGTTCACCCTCCCATGTCTCAACGGATCATTGTCCTTCCATTCCTTCGTCATACCTGTCCAAGGCGTGGAGACCGATGGCGTTTAGATGACGGGTCTATGCCCTTGCGAAACTACCACTCGGTTCTCTGTGCATATTAGAAATCCTGCGAATGAGTCAATATTCGTAAGACGACGGGGCAACTGCCACGGGATCGATGGATCAGGGTTAGGCGACCTGCTCCACACCGATCTCGGAGCGATACGTCTCTCCACGCTGGATCATCCCGATGACGATCCGGGCCAGCTTGCCGATTAATTTGAATAACGATGCCATCTTCTTCATGCCCTTGTTCAAGTTGTGTTCATGCCACCGTTTGAAGTCCGGGTTTTCACGCACCAAGGTGAGTATAGCCAAAAAGAAATATTTGCGCAGCGCACTGTCTCCGCGTTTGGAGAGCTTGATCTGGCCTTTGTACTTGCCGGAAGTTCGCTCAGCCAGATTGAGCCCGGCGCGGCGCAAGAGCTGCCGCCCATGGGCATAGCGACCAAGATCGCCGGTGAATCTCAGCAAGGCTGCGATCGTGGTCGGGCCCATCCCGGGGATGCTCTGCAACTGTTTGGCCATGGGGATCTTCCCCAGCAGCGCTTCGACTTCTTCCTTCATCTCTTGCAGGTGGCTTGTAATCTGGTCGTACGCCGTCAGCAGGCGCTGCAGATCTCGCCTTGCCTGCTCCAATCCCTCGGTACGGCCAATGCTGCGTTTGGCCGCCTGGATGAGTTGGACCGCCTTCGCTTTCCCGGTAACTCCACCCGGGCGTCTCATGCCTTGTTCGTGCCAGCGCTGGATGACTTCATCGGCGTTCAGGTCCTGCACCTCGCACGGTAAAGGAAAAGCCCGCAGGGAAGCCAGCGAGCGCTCGGCCTTCCAGTCTTTAAAAACAAGCTGGAACTCCGGAAAGTACATGTCGATCCAGCGGACGATGCGATTACCCAAACTGATAGCATATTTCACCCAGAATTCCCGATCGCTCATCAGCGTCTTGAGTTGCTCCAATTGGCCTGCTTGCGGGGTAAACTCGGTATAGAAGCCGCGGCTGACCGCATCAGCAATGGTTAGGGCATCCTTGGCATCGTTTTTGGACGGGCTATTGTCACGGTTCTCCTTGTTGCGATGCGTCACGACTGGGTTCACCAGGACGACCTCGATTCCTTGTTTCCGCAGCCAATGGGCTAGATTAAACCAGTAATGTCCGGTCGGCTCGAGGCCGACGATAACCGATGTCAATCCCTGTTTCTTCTGTACTTCTTGGGTAAAGCGCATCAGCCTCTCAAAGCCTTCGAGCGTATTGGCAAAGGTCAGGTGCCGCCGCGTGAGTACGATACCGCGGAAGTTGGTCACTTGAGCGACGTGCTTCTCTTTAGCGATGTCGATCCCCACGATAGCGTGCTGGGTGGTAATTCGTTCAATCCGTTGATTTGTAACTTCAATTCGAGTAAACTTCATAGTAGGCGCCTCCTGATAGGTTTTTAGGGCATTTGACCCGTGACACCCCTATCATACGAGGCGCTCCTGTTTTTTTCAAAGACCATTTTCTTAGCCTACACAGGAATGTTTAAAATTGACTTGCCCTTATTTTTGAGGTAATAGCGCTCCGTAGTTTCGTTAGAGTTACAAAGAGTAGGATGATCGTCGCTTTAACTTTTCAGCTGACCCGTCTATGGCGCTTCATGTTTATTCGCTGGACTGTCCAAGCTTTTAAAAGAGACTGCCCTATAGAAGAGACTGCCCATATAGAAGATACTGATACTGAGAAAGTCTAGTTTATGAAAAGTAAATAATATATCCCAAGGGAAACAGCCATTAGAATGGTCTCCAAGGCTCGTTTCTCATTGAGTGGGACATATCTGCCCCTCTTAAATCCCTGGGAATTTTCAAACCAGCACTCTCTCGTTGCTCTCCCCTTGTAGCAGCATTTTTTACTTATTGGCCGCAACTTTCACATTGGATTTACTTTTTCACATTGAATTTTCTTTTTCGCATTTAGTTTACTTTTTTCATTGGATTTACTTTTTTCATTGTATTTACTTTATTTCATTGGATTTGCTTTTTCAAAATGGATTTTTGCTTTTTTTGTATTCAAAAAGCCTAAACTTGACATTTCGCGGCTTCAATCTTACAATTTGGTCAACATCATTATCCGAAAATAAGGAAGCACCTTTTTTCGCCCGGAAATACGGCGTTGTGAGATCCACGGCGTCCGAAAATCCCGCGAGGAAGGTGCTTTTATCGTATGTATGGAAAAATGTACAGTGCATGTTTATACGGAATTGACGGGGTGCTGATACAAGTCGAAGTCGATATTTCAAATGGTCTGCCTCAGACATCTATTATCGGCCTGCCGGATTCGGCGATTCGTGAGGCTGTCGAGCGTGTGCGGGCAGGAATCAAAAATTGCGGTTTTACTTTTCCTTTGCAGCGGACGACGATCAATTTGGCGCCAGCCGATTTGAGAAAAGAAGGTTCCGCCTTTGATCTGGCCATCGCACTCGGCATCTTATGTACCAGCGGGCAGCTGGCCCTTCCGCAGCGGGAGCGGCTGCTTCTGATCGGCGAGCTGGCGCTTGATGGCAGTCTGCGCCCGGTTACCGGCGTACTGCCGATGGTCGACCGCGCGAAACGCGAGGGTTTCTCCTCCGTAATGCTCCCGAAGGCGAACGCGGCGGAAGCTGCTTTAATTGAGAATGTGAATATTTATGCACTAGAACACTTGAATGAGCTGTTTGCTCTCGGGGAAAAGGAAGCTGGACTTGCTCCCAAGGATAAGAGCTGTCCGCTCTCCATTTCCTCTTTGGCCAAACTCCGGTTCAAGGAAGCCCTTTGCCAAGTTTCTGCAACACACACCACAGAGGATTATGCCGACGTGCTTGGCCAGCATCATGTGAAACGCGCCCTGACCATTGCCGCCGCCGGCATGCACAATATTATGCTGATGGGGCCGCCGGGCACCGGCAAAACGATGCTGATCAAACGTCTGCCCACCATCCTCCCGCCCATGACGGAAACAGAAGCGCTGGAAACGACCAAAATCTTCAGCGCTGCCGGAAAATTCAAAGAGCCTTCAGCGGGACTCCTTCGGACCCGGCCTTTCCGCTCCCCGCATCATACCATTTCGACCGGCGGCCTGATCGGGGGCGGCACGATCCCGAAGCCGGGGGAAGTAAGCCTTGCCCACCGCGGTATCCTGTTTCTTGACGAGCTGCCTGAATTCAACCGGCAGGTGCTTGAAGTGTTGCGGCAGCCGTTGGAGGATAAATGCGTAACGATCAGCAGGGCAAGAGCCGTGCATACATTCCCGGCGAAGTTCATGCTCGCGGCTTCGATGAATCCTTGTCCGTGCAGATAACACCTCAGGCATGTATATAGTCAAGAAGAAAGCTGTTAACATTGCCGATATTCAGTCAAATTCACAATCATTTGGAGGGCGAATTAGGACAACCCGGATATCTGCTAACCTTACAATCAGAGAGTTAGCATTCTTGGCTGGTCTTTCTCCCGAAGCTATCTCCATGATCGAAAATGGGGCTAACTGCCCCTCTCTTCCAACTTTAAGAAAACTATCCGAGTGTTTAAGCAAACCTATATGGTATTTGGGTTGCTTTGAAGATATGCCTGAGGACACTCTTGGGGATCGAGTCAAAAAGGCTCGATATTATCATGGATATTTTATTGAAGAGGCTGCCAAGCACCTAAGAGTAGACCCACGATCACTTACAAACTGGGAGAAAAACAGAACAACCACCTCAAACAAGTATATTAATCAAGTGAATGAATTTATCTCTATATTATATAGATGAGATTAAAGAAAGGCTCCGCTGGCTATATGCCGGCGAAGCCTCTTTATAAACTTGCTGCTATAATATCATCAAATTTAATCCATTCCCAGTCATTATCGTACCTCAGCTTGATTTCCTGGCGGAACGAATTAATGACGGTGACAAACCCGCTCGCCTGTTTATCCTCATATGGATCGTAGAGCGTGAGAGTCACTTCCACATGCTCCTTAAGCGACACCATCAATGTCTGGCCGATCTCCTGCCACTCCTGCTCGTCGATGACCGGTCGCGGACGCGAATCCTTATGAGTCATGTACAAACTGTACGCTTCGCGGTGTTCTGGAAGCATCAACCGTGATGATTCGAATAAGCCGTTCCCCTCAAGTTTTTTTGCCATGCTATGTGCCCCCTAGTATTGTGTCCAGTAGTCCGTATTACCGCTTGTTGGCCTAGCTGGCTTCTCTCGCTGTTCCCATCCTTGCAGTATTCTAATCGACTCAACAAGCTTCTTGTTGTCCCAAATGATATACAACTGATCCTCTAAGTTAATCAATGCGCGAGTAATATCCTTTTGGGTTTTGCCGGTCTTGATCATCAATTCATCCATTGACGGCATCCGGCGCCGACCTGCTGAGTAATTATAAAGGATTCGTAGTATCTTCCGCTCAA
Encoded proteins:
- a CDS encoding helix-turn-helix transcriptional regulator; protein product: MYIVKKKAVNIADIQSNSQSFGGRIRTTRISANLTIRELAFLAGLSPEAISMIENGANCPSLPTLRKLSECLSKPIWYLGCFEDMPEDTLGDRVKKARYYHGYFIEEAAKHLRVDPRSLTNWEKNRTTTSNKYINQVNEFISILYR
- a CDS encoding YifB family Mg chelatase-like AAA ATPase; the protein is MYSACLYGIDGVLIQVEVDISNGLPQTSIIGLPDSAIREAVERVRAGIKNCGFTFPLQRTTINLAPADLRKEGSAFDLAIALGILCTSGQLALPQRERLLLIGELALDGSLRPVTGVLPMVDRAKREGFSSVMLPKANAAEAALIENVNIYALEHLNELFALGEKEAGLAPKDKSCPLSISSLAKLRFKEALCQVSATHTTEDYADVLGQHHVKRALTIAAAGMHNIMLMGPPGTGKTMLIKRLPTILPPMTETEALETTKIFSAAGKFKEPSAGLLRTRPFRSPHHTISTGGLIGGGTIPKPGEVSLAHRGILFLDELPEFNRQVLEVLRQPLEDKCVTISRARAVHTFPAKFMLAASMNPCPCR
- a CDS encoding YolD-like family protein, which gives rise to MAKKLEGNGLFESSRLMLPEHREAYSLYMTHKDSRPRPVIDEQEWQEIGQTLMVSLKEHVEVTLTLYDPYEDKQASGFVTVINSFRQEIKLRYDNDWEWIKFDDIIAASL
- a CDS encoding IS110 family transposase, with product MKFTRIEVTNQRIERITTQHAIVGIDIAKEKHVAQVTNFRGIVLTRRHLTFANTLEGFERLMRFTQEVQKKQGLTSVIVGLEPTGHYWFNLAHWLRKQGIEVVLVNPVVTHRNKENRDNSPSKNDAKDALTIADAVSRGFYTEFTPQAGQLEQLKTLMSDREFWVKYAISLGNRIVRWIDMYFPEFQLVFKDWKAERSLASLRAFPLPCEVQDLNADEVIQRWHEQGMRRPGGVTGKAKAVQLIQAAKRSIGRTEGLEQARRDLQRLLTAYDQITSHLQEMKEEVEALLGKIPMAKQLQSIPGMGPTTIAALLRFTGDLGRYAHGRQLLRRAGLNLAERTSGKYKGQIKLSKRGDSALRKYFFLAILTLVRENPDFKRWHEHNLNKGMKKMASLFKLIGKLARIVIGMIQRGETYRSEIGVEQVA